The following coding sequences lie in one Halomonas sp. 'Soap Lake #6' genomic window:
- a CDS encoding alpha-glucosidase, with the protein MMQTTSTSHYVGSQGADWWRGAVIYQIYPRSFMDSRGDGIGDLKGVIDKLDYISSLNVDAIWLSPFFTSPMKDFGYDISDYRGVDPMFGTLEDFDRLIEAAHARGLKVTIDQVMSHTSDQHAWFEESRQSRDNPKADWYVWADPKPDGAPPTNWQSVFGGSAWQWDTRRCQYYLHNFLASQPDLNFRTPAVVDAILEEVRFWLERGVDGFRLDAVNFCTHGELKDNPPRAEVIESFLGVRPDNPYGYQLHQYDKTQPENLVFLERLRSLLDEYPGSTSVGEVGDDDALGVMAEYSQGGNRLHMCYSFNLLTDKADPDYLHGTLTEMEARIGDGWPCWALGNHDVTRLATRWQAEGQLDKLRLYMAFLLTQRGSVCLYQGEELGLPEAELTFDQLVDPAGITFWPAYKGRDGCRTPQPWRADARHAGFSANEPWLPVPESHAGLAVDQQDSDVDSLLNAYRGFLAFRRTQPALVKGQVRYHAVRDDVLCLERTYQQTRLLIALNFSDKAVIRSVPDGVQAIAGAPAWLNGEWQAGQLTLPAYGVAIARCSQSEEDAPWGI; encoded by the coding sequence ATGATGCAGACAACTTCTACTTCCCACTACGTAGGCAGTCAGGGGGCTGATTGGTGGCGTGGCGCAGTGATCTACCAAATTTACCCGCGCAGCTTCATGGATAGCCGGGGCGATGGTATTGGTGACTTAAAAGGGGTGATCGATAAGCTTGATTACATTTCCTCGCTAAACGTCGATGCCATTTGGTTATCGCCATTTTTCACCTCGCCTATGAAGGACTTTGGCTACGATATTAGCGATTATCGTGGTGTTGACCCGATGTTTGGCACCCTGGAAGACTTTGATCGATTGATAGAAGCTGCTCATGCCAGGGGGCTAAAAGTGACTATTGATCAAGTAATGTCGCACACCTCTGATCAGCACGCTTGGTTTGAAGAGAGCCGCCAAAGCCGAGACAACCCGAAAGCTGACTGGTACGTATGGGCTGACCCAAAGCCCGATGGTGCACCGCCCACCAACTGGCAGTCGGTATTTGGCGGCAGCGCCTGGCAGTGGGACACCCGCCGTTGCCAGTACTACCTACATAATTTTCTGGCTAGCCAGCCAGACCTTAACTTCCGCACCCCAGCAGTGGTTGATGCGATACTGGAAGAAGTACGCTTCTGGCTAGAGCGAGGGGTAGATGGTTTTCGGCTAGATGCAGTGAATTTCTGTACCCATGGCGAGTTGAAGGATAATCCACCACGTGCAGAAGTAATTGAAAGCTTCCTAGGCGTGCGTCCAGATAATCCCTACGGCTATCAGTTGCATCAGTATGATAAAACCCAGCCGGAAAACCTGGTGTTTCTAGAGCGCTTACGCAGCTTACTGGATGAGTACCCTGGCTCGACAAGTGTCGGTGAGGTGGGTGATGACGACGCCTTGGGTGTGATGGCTGAATACTCCCAGGGTGGAAATCGCCTGCACATGTGTTACTCATTTAATCTGCTGACCGATAAAGCCGATCCCGATTACCTGCATGGTACGCTGACTGAAATGGAGGCGCGTATTGGCGATGGCTGGCCTTGTTGGGCGTTAGGTAACCATGATGTCACTCGCCTGGCTACTCGCTGGCAGGCAGAAGGGCAGTTGGACAAGCTACGCCTCTATATGGCGTTTCTACTCACTCAACGTGGCAGCGTATGCCTGTACCAGGGCGAAGAACTGGGTCTGCCCGAAGCCGAGCTGACCTTTGATCAACTGGTCGACCCCGCTGGTATTACCTTCTGGCCCGCTTACAAAGGCCGAGATGGTTGCCGAACGCCACAGCCTTGGCGGGCCGATGCTCGCCATGCTGGCTTTAGCGCCAACGAGCCCTGGCTGCCAGTGCCAGAGTCACATGCCGGCCTTGCTGTTGATCAGCAGGATAGCGACGTTGATTCGCTGCTCAATGCCTACCGTGGGTTTTTAGCGTTTCGCCGCACTCAGCCTGCGCTAGTGAAGGGCCAGGTGCGTTATCACGCCGTGCGTGATGACGTGCTTTGCTTAGAGCGCACGTATCAGCAAACACGCTTACTGATAGCGCTTAACTTTAGCGACAAAGCCGTCATCCGCTCAGTGCCTGATGGGGTGCAGGCGATTGCTGGTGCACCTGCCTGGCTGAATGGAGAGTGGCAGGCTGGCCAATTAACATTACCGGCATACGGTGTGGCGATTGCTCGCTGCTCGCAATCCGAGGAGGACGCACCATGGGGCATTTAA
- a CDS encoding carbohydrate porin yields MNNMTFKTPLAIAVAAASLVLSGAANANMTMEERFAELEARIIAAEQRAESAERRAELAEQGRGTSTTSTSSSSVPATAISDADIEERLARVERQTSGEEGFSFNVYARSGLLIGEDGKSAPGGPYLTPAGGNGGAVGRLGNESDTYSEAILNYRMQFDNGAKARYTTMLAAGTNSSNDWVGDDTNLNVRQVYAEFSDLPSFTGAFENASIWAGKRFDRDNFDIHWLDSDVVFLAGTGGGIYDVQLADNWKSNFSLYGRSFSDYPVVSRENPGLDGESSDTDNLVLTSNNYFGNWQVMVNGMSAADNDERDIGEGQTAANTGWHTMVAYHGDSFFGMGEGNFKAAVLHGQGLGAEVKGLGSNGDLTDDATTTRLALYGTTYIAPKWRIAPSILAETSRDRFADGDSYDWATLSVRLANEINQNFEMQYEASYQWMDLDPQGYSDRNKVDGDYMKFTIAPTFKPDVGGFWKRPEIRLFTTYSDWDESLNSYGASSLGSDGFTGGQWTFGVQTEVWF; encoded by the coding sequence ATGAATAACATGACATTTAAGACACCGCTCGCGATTGCTGTCGCGGCAGCTAGCTTAGTGTTAAGCGGTGCGGCCAATGCCAATATGACGATGGAAGAGCGGTTCGCTGAGTTGGAAGCGCGCATTATCGCTGCTGAACAGCGTGCAGAGTCTGCTGAGCGTCGCGCCGAGCTAGCAGAGCAAGGGCGGGGAACATCAACGACAAGTACGTCTTCCTCTAGCGTGCCTGCAACCGCTATATCAGATGCTGACATTGAAGAGCGCCTTGCCCGTGTGGAGCGCCAAACCAGCGGTGAAGAGGGGTTCTCTTTTAATGTATATGCTCGCTCTGGCCTATTAATTGGCGAAGATGGTAAAAGTGCGCCCGGTGGCCCTTACTTAACACCCGCTGGTGGAAATGGCGGTGCCGTTGGTCGTTTGGGCAATGAGTCGGATACTTATTCCGAAGCCATTCTTAACTACCGCATGCAGTTTGATAACGGTGCAAAAGCCCGTTACACCACCATGTTGGCTGCCGGTACTAATTCCAGCAACGACTGGGTCGGTGATGATACCAACTTGAATGTGCGTCAGGTGTATGCCGAGTTTAGTGATTTGCCAAGCTTCACCGGTGCGTTTGAAAACGCTTCCATTTGGGCTGGTAAACGTTTTGACCGCGATAACTTCGATATTCACTGGCTTGATAGTGATGTCGTTTTCCTTGCTGGTACCGGTGGCGGTATTTATGACGTTCAGCTAGCCGATAACTGGAAGAGTAACTTTTCCCTATATGGTCGCAGTTTCAGCGATTATCCGGTCGTCAGCCGTGAAAACCCCGGTTTAGATGGCGAAAGTAGCGATACTGATAACCTTGTCTTGACCTCCAATAATTACTTTGGCAATTGGCAGGTCATGGTCAACGGTATGTCTGCTGCTGATAACGATGAACGTGATATCGGTGAGGGCCAAACCGCGGCCAATACAGGCTGGCATACCATGGTGGCTTACCACGGCGACAGCTTCTTCGGCATGGGTGAAGGTAACTTCAAGGCCGCTGTATTGCACGGTCAAGGCCTAGGGGCTGAAGTGAAAGGGCTGGGTAGTAACGGCGACCTGACGGATGACGCGACCACCACGCGGCTGGCTTTATATGGAACGACCTACATTGCACCCAAGTGGCGTATTGCACCTTCCATTCTGGCTGAAACCAGCAGAGACCGTTTTGCTGATGGCGACAGCTATGATTGGGCAACACTGAGTGTGCGTCTTGCGAATGAAATTAACCAGAACTTCGAGATGCAGTATGAGGCCAGCTATCAGTGGATGGATTTAGATCCCCAGGGCTATAGTGATCGTAACAAGGTTGATGGCGATTATATGAAGTTCACTATCGCGCCGACGTTTAAGCCGGATGTGGGTGGTTTCTGGAAGCGACCTGAGATCCGTCTGTTCACTACTTATAGTGATTGGGATGAAAGTCTCAATAGTTACGGTGCCAGTTCCTTGGGTAGCGATGGTTTTACTGGCGGCCAATGGACCTTTGGCGTGCAGACAGAGGTGTGGTTCTAA
- the malT gene encoding HTH-type transcriptional regulator MalT, giving the protein MPLLQEKLKAPSLPLSVVARPRLNDHFMLNERVRLLVVQAPPGYGKTTLLAERLPALEQDAAWLRLDQRDNQPARFLIYWQAALNTLFSEQILLSPVADDSDCVEQLERWLGELPAQRGPCRLVVDEFEHLNHPGILAGIAHWLRHQPSWLTLTLTSRSRPALGLASLRLRGELEEIDLHALAFDSEEAQTLCAEQLSFPPTRVSLERALRRSGGWVMALGWLVERTTTRAGFDALVDRLSGAHPDFVAWFDELLCAALPLEERELMLQLGVLERFSPELMARLLEGERLTQRLEAFEQAGLFIERPDPHDQWYRFQRLFGEYLRHRRHELSLATQRILHQRASQAWLALNDPVMALRQAILAEMPEDVASILTAQGPALLASGAYALLAQGFALLGEPRLSTSPEHTLLYGWVSHAQFQFDITARVIDWIEAQLDASEWQALSAEFATLRAQLAINQGDAERAAPLAEQALALPARYLASTPLTATAILSEARFVQGCLDESLQRVREVERQARQRNDNQLLLWSFCHQSEVLVAQGRLQAAYDIQERAFAHLEWAELEHLPVAEFLYRIRSQVLWEWHRLDEAEQAALKGIAVLDNQGERWTLQCHIQLAKVAQSRGDQAQCADHMRRLRKILAEGDYHIDWVANAHATLLAWWHSTHDMDAVERWRQEAPAPLVDSATNHFSQCNVRNHARALTLLGRYDEAHALLSALEEHTQRLGLVTDANRNQLCLAALAWHQGQVTQASKHMQLALSLASRTALVGSFLRLGKPLCELLGSLSASGVLAPLEQARAERLQVLASRQKDFGSAVRLMLDETVIADIVARPDVPELIRTSPLTRREWQILGLIHAGLSNEQIAEQLSVAPTTIKTHIRSLYQKQNIRRRDEAIALAGQLLEHIQGE; this is encoded by the coding sequence ATGCCACTACTACAAGAGAAACTAAAAGCGCCATCACTGCCGCTTAGCGTGGTGGCTCGGCCACGCCTGAATGACCACTTCATGTTAAATGAACGCGTCCGTTTACTGGTGGTGCAAGCTCCTCCGGGGTATGGCAAAACCACACTGCTGGCTGAACGGCTTCCCGCCCTAGAGCAAGATGCGGCGTGGTTACGCCTGGACCAGCGAGATAACCAGCCCGCACGGTTTTTAATCTACTGGCAGGCAGCACTAAATACGCTGTTCAGTGAGCAAATATTACTTTCCCCGGTGGCCGACGATAGTGATTGTGTTGAGCAGCTAGAGCGCTGGCTGGGTGAGCTGCCAGCTCAGCGTGGGCCGTGCCGCTTGGTAGTGGATGAATTTGAGCACTTAAACCACCCAGGTATTTTAGCCGGGATAGCCCATTGGCTACGCCACCAGCCTTCCTGGTTAACCTTAACCCTCACCAGTCGCTCGCGGCCAGCGCTGGGTTTGGCTAGCCTGCGGCTAAGAGGCGAATTAGAAGAGATTGACCTACACGCGTTGGCCTTTGACAGCGAAGAAGCACAAACCCTGTGTGCCGAGCAACTGAGCTTTCCACCCACTCGGGTAAGCCTGGAACGAGCGCTGCGCAGAAGCGGTGGCTGGGTGATGGCGTTGGGCTGGCTTGTTGAGCGCACCACCACGCGGGCAGGGTTTGATGCCTTGGTAGATCGATTAAGCGGTGCCCACCCAGACTTTGTTGCTTGGTTTGACGAACTGCTTTGTGCGGCGCTGCCCCTGGAAGAGCGCGAGTTAATGTTGCAACTGGGGGTGCTTGAGCGCTTTTCCCCCGAGTTAATGGCGCGCCTATTGGAAGGTGAACGGTTGACCCAACGGCTGGAAGCGTTTGAACAGGCAGGGTTGTTTATTGAACGTCCAGATCCTCATGATCAGTGGTACCGATTTCAACGGCTATTTGGCGAGTACCTACGTCACCGGCGTCATGAGCTGAGCTTAGCCACGCAACGGATATTGCATCAACGTGCAAGTCAGGCATGGTTAGCCCTGAACGATCCGGTTATGGCACTGCGTCAAGCGATCCTGGCCGAAATGCCTGAGGATGTGGCCAGCATATTGACTGCGCAAGGGCCAGCCCTATTGGCAAGTGGCGCCTACGCACTATTGGCTCAGGGGTTTGCACTGTTAGGAGAACCGCGGCTCTCCACTAGCCCCGAACATACGCTGCTCTATGGCTGGGTCTCTCATGCTCAATTTCAGTTTGATATTACCGCGCGAGTGATTGACTGGATTGAAGCGCAGTTGGACGCGTCTGAGTGGCAAGCGCTTAGTGCTGAATTCGCCACTCTGCGTGCCCAGTTGGCGATTAACCAAGGCGATGCCGAGCGGGCGGCGCCGTTGGCCGAGCAGGCGCTAGCCTTGCCAGCCCGTTACTTGGCTTCAACCCCGCTAACCGCAACGGCTATCCTGAGCGAGGCGCGTTTTGTGCAGGGCTGTTTAGACGAGTCACTTCAGCGAGTTCGTGAAGTAGAACGTCAGGCTCGGCAGCGTAACGATAACCAACTACTGCTATGGTCGTTTTGTCATCAGTCAGAAGTATTGGTTGCCCAAGGACGCCTGCAGGCCGCCTACGATATTCAAGAGCGTGCCTTTGCTCATTTGGAGTGGGCCGAGCTTGAACACCTGCCCGTTGCGGAGTTTCTATACCGCATTCGCAGCCAAGTACTGTGGGAGTGGCACCGCCTGGATGAAGCAGAGCAGGCGGCCTTGAAAGGTATCGCTGTGTTGGATAACCAGGGTGAGCGTTGGACCTTGCAGTGCCATATTCAGCTAGCCAAAGTCGCCCAGAGTCGTGGTGACCAAGCTCAGTGTGCCGACCATATGCGACGGCTGCGCAAAATTCTCGCAGAAGGCGATTATCATATTGACTGGGTTGCGAATGCCCATGCCACACTGCTGGCTTGGTGGCACTCTACCCATGACATGGACGCTGTAGAGCGTTGGCGTCAGGAAGCCCCGGCGCCACTGGTTGATAGCGCCACAAACCACTTTTCCCAGTGCAATGTGCGCAACCATGCGCGTGCGTTAACGTTACTGGGCCGCTATGACGAGGCCCACGCGCTGCTGAGTGCGCTTGAAGAGCATACCCAGCGTTTGGGGTTGGTGACTGATGCCAACCGCAACCAACTTTGCTTGGCAGCGCTGGCTTGGCACCAGGGGCAAGTCACCCAAGCGAGCAAGCATATGCAGCTGGCGTTGAGCCTAGCCTCGCGTACCGCGCTGGTAGGCAGCTTTTTACGCCTAGGCAAGCCACTGTGCGAGCTGCTGGGGAGTCTTTCAGCGAGCGGCGTGCTAGCTCCACTTGAGCAGGCTCGTGCAGAGCGACTGCAAGTCTTAGCAAGCCGACAGAAAGATTTTGGCAGCGCCGTGCGCTTAATGTTGGACGAGACAGTGATTGCCGATATCGTCGCTCGTCCGGATGTGCCTGAACTAATTCGCACGTCGCCGCTGACTCGTCGAGAGTGGCAGATCCTAGGCCTGATTCATGCAGGGCTGTCCAATGAGCAGATTGCTGAGCAGCTATCGGTAGCACCTACCACCATCAAAACTCATATCCGAAGTCTCTATCAAAAACAGAATATTCGACGGCGCGACGAAGCGATAGCGCTTGCCGGACAGCTGCTGGAACATATTCAGGGAGAGTAG
- the ugpC gene encoding sn-glycerol-3-phosphate ABC transporter ATP-binding protein UgpC: MGHLTLSGIGKSFDGVEISRDINLTIEDGEFVVFVGPSGCGKSTLLRMIAGLEDITEGDMQLDGQRINEIPPQERDIGMVFQSYALYPHMSVAENMAFGLKLARTDKTEIHRRVQHAAEMLHLTELLERKPKDLSGGQRQRVAIGRTLVKEPAVFLFDEPLSNLDAALRVDMRVQIAALHKRLNATMIYVTHDQVEAMTLADRIVLLSRGRIAQVGAPLSLYHFPKTLEVAEFIGSPRINTFPVTVITPGESQTLVRLPNGEQLAVVVNGKHLQPGDRATLGLRAEDFLSPEQAEATLDATLVVAEKLGYETLAHLQVDGIDATLTQRLDGLAQLTEGQTVGLGLAGQHCHLFDQQGNACPRQVVVDGVSQ, encoded by the coding sequence ATGGGGCATTTAACACTAAGCGGCATCGGTAAATCTTTTGATGGCGTAGAAATCTCGCGAGATATCAACCTCACCATTGAGGATGGAGAGTTTGTGGTATTCGTCGGCCCCTCCGGCTGCGGAAAATCCACCTTGCTGCGTATGATTGCGGGCCTTGAGGATATCACCGAAGGGGATATGCAGCTGGATGGCCAGCGGATCAACGAGATTCCGCCTCAGGAGCGGGATATCGGTATGGTGTTCCAATCCTATGCGCTTTACCCACACATGAGTGTGGCGGAAAACATGGCGTTTGGCTTAAAGCTGGCGCGCACTGATAAAACCGAGATTCACCGTCGTGTGCAGCATGCCGCTGAAATGCTGCATCTAACAGAGCTGCTAGAGCGTAAGCCCAAAGATCTTTCCGGTGGTCAGCGCCAGCGGGTAGCTATTGGGCGAACCCTGGTAAAAGAGCCTGCGGTGTTTCTATTTGACGAGCCGCTCTCCAACTTGGATGCCGCGCTACGGGTGGATATGCGGGTGCAAATTGCGGCACTGCATAAGCGCTTGAACGCCACTATGATCTACGTGACCCACGATCAAGTGGAAGCGATGACCCTGGCTGACCGTATTGTGCTGCTTTCCCGTGGTCGCATCGCTCAGGTAGGCGCGCCGCTCTCGCTGTACCACTTCCCTAAAACCTTGGAGGTGGCTGAGTTTATTGGCTCGCCGCGCATTAACACCTTCCCCGTCACGGTCATTACTCCTGGTGAGAGTCAAACGCTGGTACGTTTGCCCAATGGCGAACAGCTTGCAGTGGTGGTTAATGGCAAGCACCTTCAGCCAGGGGATAGGGCAACGCTTGGGCTGAGGGCGGAAGATTTTTTATCGCCTGAGCAAGCAGAAGCAACGCTGGATGCAACGTTAGTTGTCGCGGAAAAACTGGGTTACGAAACCCTGGCACACCTCCAAGTGGATGGAATAGATGCTACTTTAACCCAGCGCTTGGATGGCTTGGCGCAGCTAACCGAAGGTCAAACGGTGGGCTTGGGCTTAGCAGGCCAGCACTGCCATCTTTTTGATCAGCAGGGTAATGCTTGCCCTCGGCAGGTGGTGGTAGATGGGGTAAGCCAATAG